One genomic segment of Terriglobales bacterium includes these proteins:
- a CDS encoding diguanylate cyclase, translated as MPPRRPSDRSSQFEILNEIVRIATLDLELRPMLQRITDVLAQKFGWEFVACVTVDTAKKRFVCEAVTSAQSTEIEVGYSRELGSGVVGEVAMLARPMLLDDVRTAKNYVETMPGARSELCVPVLHRGELVAILNLESTRPRAFHDQMPLAQTIADQIAGAIHSARLYQEVRKANRALADANRRLEELSRTDGLTGVANRRQFEDVFEREWRRAQRANGPIALLMIDIDEFKKYNDHYGHQGGDDCLQKVAATLKASLVRASDVVARYGGEEFVVVLPGSDQKQAIASAERLRQRVEQMGMPHEARISGPKTVTISVGVAALSPKPTDEPQTLLSAADQALYGAKHGGRNRTCAAVFSASRS; from the coding sequence ATGCCACCTCGCCGACCCTCGGACCGCAGCAGCCAGTTCGAGATCCTGAACGAGATCGTCCGCATCGCCACGCTCGACCTGGAGCTGCGGCCGATGCTGCAGCGCATCACCGACGTGCTGGCGCAGAAGTTCGGGTGGGAGTTCGTGGCGTGCGTGACCGTGGACACCGCCAAGAAGCGATTCGTGTGCGAGGCGGTGACGAGCGCGCAGTCCACCGAGATCGAGGTGGGCTACAGCCGCGAGCTGGGCTCGGGCGTGGTGGGCGAGGTCGCGATGCTGGCGCGGCCCATGCTGCTCGACGACGTGCGCACGGCGAAGAACTACGTGGAGACGATGCCCGGGGCGCGGTCGGAGCTGTGCGTGCCGGTGCTGCACCGCGGCGAGCTGGTCGCGATCCTGAACCTGGAGAGCACACGGCCGCGGGCGTTCCACGACCAGATGCCGCTGGCGCAGACCATCGCGGACCAGATCGCGGGCGCGATCCACAGCGCGCGTCTCTACCAGGAGGTGCGGAAGGCGAACCGCGCGCTGGCCGACGCGAACCGCCGGCTGGAGGAGTTGTCGCGCACCGACGGCCTGACCGGGGTGGCGAACCGGCGGCAGTTCGAGGATGTGTTCGAGCGCGAGTGGCGGCGCGCGCAGCGCGCGAACGGGCCGATCGCGCTACTGATGATCGACATCGACGAGTTCAAGAAGTACAACGACCACTACGGGCACCAGGGCGGCGACGATTGCCTGCAGAAGGTGGCGGCGACGCTGAAGGCTTCGCTCGTGCGGGCGTCCGACGTGGTGGCGCGGTATGGCGGGGAAGAGTTCGTGGTGGTGCTGCCGGGCAGCGATCAGAAACAGGCCATCGCGTCGGCGGAGCGGCTGCGGCAGCGCGTGGAGCAGATGGGGATGCCGCACGAGGCGCGCATTTCCGGCCCCAAGACGGTGACGATCAGCGTGGGTGTGGCGGCGCTCAGCCCGAAGCCCACGGACGAGCCGCAGACGCTGCTGTCCGCGGCGGACCAGGCGCTCTATGGCGCGAAGCACGGCGGGCGGAACCGCACGTGCGCGGCCGTGTTCAGCGCTTCTCGGTCGTAG